A genomic region of Mitsuaria sp. 7 contains the following coding sequences:
- a CDS encoding hybrid sensor histidine kinase/response regulator, translating into MAGERSAEQASVELELLRLIGKQGRRVPYPVSIAALMMAVMAASVMSPWLAYGWLAIVYAVLVTRWAVLGRLPEMQDRPLEQRMDWAVWLSLANGLAFSASLIAAPHLSDFQRMVQTIVLLGLCAGAVATTAGHRVVFQVFLWPVTLATALSWGLFHEPGAEHRWLDWVLSALIVFFGLILTGLARDTYRVFAESVLIRLQQNKSNQQLRQALAQAESAMAAKTRFLASASHDLRQPMHTLSLFGAALDKRPLDNEGRLIVTQMNLALHSLSSQMDALLDISKLDANVVPVNNQVFALQPWLGRLQREFQPAAIRKHLLLRLDCPPEACVESDPVLLERVVRNLIDNALKYTARGEVAIEVNRGQDEEVWRLSVRDTGMGIPEHEQQRIFDEFYQVGNPERDRAKGLGLGLSIVTRLVDLLDLHLALRSTPGHGSSFMLNVTAADIALVRPGAAPTQGPALPPMRVLVIDDEEPVRVAMHALLTAHGCQVLLAGSTREGLLKSMGQQPDLLLTDFRLRGGEDGISAVRSLRSAFPGLPALIVSGDTAPERLREAHDAGLMLLHKPVTEELLINAMQAALAEYRREGADVSTVRGGAESPL; encoded by the coding sequence ATGGCGGGTGAGCGCAGCGCCGAGCAGGCGAGCGTCGAGCTCGAGCTGCTGCGCCTGATCGGCAAGCAGGGCCGCCGCGTCCCGTATCCGGTGAGCATCGCCGCGCTGATGATGGCGGTGATGGCGGCCAGCGTGATGTCGCCCTGGCTGGCCTACGGATGGCTCGCCATCGTCTACGCGGTGCTGGTGACGCGCTGGGCCGTGCTGGGCCGGCTGCCGGAGATGCAGGACCGCCCGCTCGAGCAGCGCATGGACTGGGCCGTGTGGCTGAGCCTGGCCAACGGCCTGGCCTTCAGCGCCTCGCTGATCGCCGCCCCCCACCTGAGCGACTTCCAGCGGATGGTGCAGACCATCGTGCTGCTGGGCCTGTGCGCGGGCGCGGTCGCGACGACCGCCGGGCACCGCGTGGTCTTCCAGGTCTTCCTCTGGCCGGTGACGCTCGCCACGGCGCTGTCGTGGGGGCTGTTCCACGAGCCCGGCGCGGAGCACCGCTGGCTGGACTGGGTGCTGTCGGCGCTGATCGTCTTCTTCGGCCTGATCCTGACCGGCCTGGCGCGCGACACCTACCGCGTCTTCGCCGAATCGGTGCTGATCCGGCTGCAGCAGAACAAGAGCAACCAGCAGCTGCGCCAGGCGCTCGCACAGGCGGAATCGGCGATGGCGGCGAAGACGCGTTTCCTCGCCTCCGCCAGCCATGACCTGCGCCAGCCGATGCACACGCTGTCGCTGTTCGGCGCGGCGCTGGACAAGCGGCCGCTGGACAACGAGGGCCGCCTCATCGTCACGCAGATGAACCTGGCGCTGCACTCGCTGTCCTCGCAGATGGACGCGCTGCTGGACATCTCCAAGCTCGACGCCAACGTGGTGCCCGTGAACAACCAGGTCTTCGCCCTGCAGCCCTGGCTGGGCCGGCTGCAGCGGGAGTTCCAGCCGGCCGCCATCCGCAAGCACCTGCTGCTGCGGCTGGACTGCCCGCCGGAGGCCTGCGTCGAGAGCGACCCCGTGCTGCTGGAGCGCGTGGTGCGCAACCTGATCGACAACGCGCTGAAGTACACGGCGCGCGGCGAGGTGGCGATCGAGGTCAACCGCGGCCAGGACGAGGAAGTCTGGCGCCTGTCGGTGCGCGACACCGGCATGGGCATCCCGGAACACGAGCAGCAGCGGATCTTCGACGAGTTCTACCAGGTCGGGAATCCGGAGCGCGACCGCGCCAAGGGCCTGGGGCTGGGCCTGTCCATCGTGACGCGGCTGGTGGACCTGCTGGACCTGCACCTGGCGCTGCGCTCGACCCCGGGCCACGGCTCGAGCTTCATGCTGAACGTGACCGCCGCCGACATCGCGCTGGTGCGGCCGGGCGCCGCGCCGACGCAAGGCCCGGCGCTGCCGCCCATGCGCGTGCTGGTGATCGACGACGAGGAGCCGGTGCGCGTCGCGATGCACGCGCTGCTGACGGCGCACGGCTGCCAGGTGCTGCTGGCCGGCAGCACGCGCGAGGGCCTGCTCAAGAGCATGGGCCAGCAGCCGGACCTGCTGCTGACCGACTTCCGTCTGCGCGGCGGCGAGGACGGCATCAGCGCGGTGCGCTCGCTGCGAAGCGCGTTCCCGGGACTGCCCGCGCTGATCGTGAGCGGCGACACTGCGCCCGAGCGCTTGCGCGAGGCCCACGACGCGGGCCTCATGCTGCTGCACAAGCCAGTCACCGAGGAGCTGCTCATCAACGCGATGCAGGCGGCGCTCGCCGAATATCGCAGGGAGGGTGCGGATGTCTCGACCGTTCGAGGAGGCGCCGAGAGTCCGCTCTGA
- a CDS encoding HD domain-containing protein gives MDLIAKIEAVFHRRGHLQYGDERREPVTALEHALQCAQLAEWAHAEHSLVVAALLHDIGQLMDGGPATPLRDDEHELTALPLLRAGGLGPAVVEPIRLHVAAKRYLVSTDPAYGPGLSDASRHSLALQGGPMNAEERLLFMAHPQASASLQLRRWDDLAKRPGMRTPPLGYYLVLIEELLRDTQAPLRVRV, from the coding sequence ATGGACCTGATCGCCAAGATCGAGGCGGTGTTTCACCGTCGCGGACACCTGCAGTACGGGGACGAGCGCCGGGAACCCGTCACCGCGTTGGAGCACGCGCTCCAATGCGCCCAACTCGCCGAGTGGGCCCACGCGGAGCATAGCCTTGTAGTCGCCGCGCTGCTGCATGACATCGGGCAGCTGATGGACGGCGGTCCCGCCACCCCCCTGCGGGACGACGAGCACGAGCTGACCGCGTTGCCGCTGCTGCGCGCCGGCGGGCTGGGCCCGGCCGTGGTGGAGCCGATCCGGCTGCACGTCGCCGCCAAGCGCTATCTGGTCAGCACGGACCCGGCGTACGGGCCGGGACTGTCGGACGCCTCGCGCCACAGCCTGGCGTTGCAGGGCGGTCCGATGAACGCGGAGGAGCGGCTGCTCTTCATGGCCCATCCGCAGGCGAGCGCCTCGCTGCAGCTGCGCCGCTGGGACGACCTCGCGAAGCGGCCGGGCATGCGCACGCCGCCGCTCGGTTACTACCTGGTCCTGATCGAGGAGCTGTTGCGCGACACGCAGGCCCCGTTGCGGGTCCGGGTGTAA
- a CDS encoding cytochrome b, whose protein sequence is MPPVPVAVAAPVAPAGKTRYDGLAMLFHWVLAIAIIGTFSVGWYMADLPFSLTRLKLFNWHKWAGVTILALSALRLLWRLTHRPPADLPMPGWQKLGAHAVHWLLYAAFFAVPLSGWAYSSAAGFPIVWFGVLPLPDFVGKDKELAESLKQVHQFFAYGLGLLVLAHLGAVVKHVVLDKDGLLRRMLPGRA, encoded by the coding sequence ATGCCCCCGGTTCCGGTGGCCGTCGCGGCGCCGGTGGCGCCCGCGGGCAAGACCCGGTACGACGGCCTGGCCATGCTCTTCCACTGGGTGCTGGCGATCGCGATCATCGGCACCTTCTCGGTGGGCTGGTACATGGCCGACCTGCCCTTCTCGCTGACGCGGCTCAAGCTCTTCAACTGGCACAAGTGGGCCGGCGTGACCATCCTGGCGCTGTCGGCGCTGCGGCTGCTGTGGCGCCTGACGCACCGCCCGCCGGCGGACCTGCCGATGCCGGGCTGGCAGAAGCTGGGCGCCCACGCGGTGCACTGGCTGCTGTACGCGGCCTTCTTCGCGGTGCCGTTGAGCGGCTGGGCCTACAGCTCGGCGGCCGGCTTCCCGATCGTGTGGTTCGGCGTGCTTCCGCTGCCGGACTTCGTCGGCAAGGACAAGGAACTCGCCGAATCGCTGAAGCAGGTCCACCAGTTCTTCGCCTACGGGTTGGGCCTGCTCGTCCTTGCCCACCTTGGCGCCGTGGTCAAGCATGTCGTCCTCGACAAGGACGGTCTGCTGCGGCGCATGCTCCCCGGCCGCGCCTGA
- a CDS encoding YceI family protein: protein MAQTKPAAAPVAAAPATAAAAPKLVPAQSDIAFTFRQMGVPVDGHFKKFDAQLAFDPKNAAAGKVTLSIELGSATLGDAATDAELVKPEWFNVKKVPTATFQSTALKALGGGKFEATGKLTIKGQVKDVVVPVALAQAGGTTTATGAFAIKRLDFNIGEGEWKDTSIVANDVQVKFKLAITGMAPL, encoded by the coding sequence ATGGCGCAGACCAAGCCGGCGGCTGCGCCTGTCGCGGCGGCTCCCGCCACGGCAGCGGCCGCGCCCAAGCTGGTGCCGGCGCAGAGCGACATCGCCTTCACCTTCCGCCAGATGGGCGTGCCGGTGGATGGTCACTTCAAGAAATTCGACGCTCAACTGGCCTTCGATCCGAAGAACGCCGCCGCCGGCAAGGTGACCTTGTCGATCGAGCTGGGCAGCGCCACGCTGGGCGACGCCGCGACCGACGCGGAGCTGGTCAAGCCCGAGTGGTTCAACGTCAAGAAGGTGCCGACGGCCACCTTCCAGAGCACGGCGCTGAAGGCGCTGGGCGGCGGCAAGTTCGAGGCCACCGGCAAGCTGACCATCAAGGGTCAGGTCAAGGACGTGGTCGTCCCGGTCGCGCTGGCGCAGGCCGGCGGCACGACGACGGCGACCGGCGCGTTCGCGATCAAGCGCCTGGACTTCAACATCGGCGAAGGCGAATGGAAGGACACCTCCATCGTCGCCAACGACGTGCAGGTGAAGTTCAAACTGGCCATCACCGGCATGGCGCCGTTGTAA
- a CDS encoding YceI family protein, producing the protein MKKALLLASLIAVTGLAQAEAATYAIDPTHTYATFEIKHFGTSTNRGRFEKKEGTVQFDKAGKSGKVEITFDMNGISTGSSQFDTHLKSKDFFDVANNPTAKFVGDKFTFSGDKVATVAGQLTLKGKTAPVTLTATNFNCYENPMLKREVCGGDFETTFDRTAFGVDYGIQYGFSKDIKVIVQVEAVKQ; encoded by the coding sequence ATGAAGAAAGCCCTGCTGCTCGCCTCCCTGATCGCCGTCACCGGCCTGGCGCAAGCCGAAGCCGCGACCTACGCGATCGACCCGACGCACACCTACGCCACGTTCGAGATCAAGCATTTCGGCACCTCGACCAACCGCGGCCGCTTCGAGAAGAAGGAAGGCACCGTGCAGTTCGACAAGGCCGGCAAGTCGGGCAAGGTCGAGATCACCTTCGACATGAACGGCATCAGCACCGGTTCGTCGCAGTTCGACACCCACCTGAAGAGCAAGGACTTCTTCGACGTGGCCAACAACCCGACGGCCAAGTTCGTCGGCGACAAGTTCACCTTCTCCGGTGACAAGGTCGCGACGGTGGCCGGCCAGTTGACGCTCAAGGGCAAGACCGCGCCGGTGACCCTGACGGCCACCAACTTCAACTGCTACGAGAACCCGATGCTCAAGCGCGAAGTCTGCGGCGGCGACTTCGAGACCACCTTCGACCGCACCGCCTTCGGCGTCGACTACGGCATCCAGTACGGCTTCTCCAAGGACATCAAGGTCATCGTCCAGGTCGAGGCCGTGAAGCAGTAA
- a CDS encoding sensor histidine kinase, whose protein sequence is MNAPTPASPTPRQRWQSFMKTAEQVFHAYGNWLVSITWKRFTLLAVMLIIGANILQTLPPFSFSWQLPVETTETIHPPKDLRRDRNADRDRRDKERAAEVEKKVAEAQKKVEKATQPADAANAGSEAGHGASDAVEGEGLRYEVQIDSRGVRIVPRHPVAAAASAASAADAEGAVDPSLPSVDIRIPNEKQREAIRDAVKSAAADAKRALEEAAEEARQAKADAEEARDELEQVQRETSRKTRYRTVHLGDFLDKLAVLVVLASALLKATYKGRLQAEVKAAKATETAEAESLRRQVVEARMAAMQAQVEPHFLFNTLASIDHLIETDPPRASQMQKNLIALLRASMPTMREANANGGVRDLGREMAVIRPYLEILQVRMEERLVSRIEVPDGLLSAEFPPMMIQSLVENAIKHGLEPKAEGGSLLLKAEIVHGKLQVTVADTGLGFGRAATSGTGVGLANIRERLSLLYGKAASVTVAENQPSGTVVIITVPYRTSSHHAPEQGSPGSQGAHA, encoded by the coding sequence ATGAACGCGCCGACTCCCGCCTCCCCCACCCCGCGCCAGCGCTGGCAGAGCTTCATGAAGACTGCCGAGCAGGTCTTCCACGCCTACGGCAACTGGCTGGTCTCCATCACCTGGAAGCGCTTCACGCTGCTGGCGGTGATGCTGATCATCGGCGCCAACATCCTCCAGACCCTCCCGCCCTTCTCCTTCAGCTGGCAACTGCCGGTCGAGACGACCGAGACCATCCATCCGCCCAAGGACCTGCGCCGCGATCGCAACGCCGACCGCGACCGCCGCGACAAGGAGCGCGCCGCCGAGGTGGAGAAGAAGGTGGCCGAGGCGCAGAAGAAGGTGGAGAAGGCCACGCAGCCCGCCGACGCCGCCAATGCCGGCTCCGAGGCCGGGCACGGCGCCTCCGACGCGGTCGAGGGCGAAGGCCTGCGCTACGAGGTCCAGATCGACAGCCGCGGCGTGCGCATCGTGCCGCGCCATCCGGTCGCGGCCGCCGCCAGCGCCGCCTCCGCGGCGGACGCCGAAGGGGCCGTCGATCCCAGCCTGCCGTCCGTCGACATCCGCATCCCGAACGAGAAGCAGCGCGAAGCCATCCGCGACGCGGTGAAATCCGCCGCCGCCGACGCCAAGCGCGCCCTGGAGGAAGCCGCCGAGGAAGCCCGCCAGGCCAAGGCCGACGCCGAGGAAGCGCGTGACGAGCTCGAACAGGTCCAGCGCGAGACCTCCCGCAAGACCCGGTACCGCACGGTGCACCTGGGCGACTTCCTGGACAAGCTGGCCGTCCTGGTGGTGCTGGCCTCGGCGCTGCTGAAGGCCACCTACAAGGGTCGCCTGCAGGCCGAAGTGAAGGCCGCCAAGGCCACCGAGACCGCCGAGGCCGAATCGCTGCGCCGCCAGGTCGTCGAGGCCCGCATGGCCGCGATGCAGGCGCAGGTCGAGCCCCACTTCCTGTTCAACACGCTGGCCTCCATCGACCACCTGATCGAGACCGATCCGCCGCGCGCCTCGCAGATGCAGAAGAACCTGATCGCGCTGCTGCGGGCCTCGATGCCCACCATGCGCGAGGCCAACGCCAACGGCGGCGTGCGCGACCTGGGCCGCGAGATGGCCGTCATCCGGCCCTACCTCGAGATCTTGCAGGTCCGCATGGAAGAGCGCCTGGTGTCCCGCATCGAGGTGCCCGACGGCCTGCTGTCCGCCGAGTTCCCGCCCATGATGATCCAGAGCCTGGTCGAGAACGCCATCAAGCACGGCCTCGAGCCCAAGGCCGAAGGCGGCAGCCTGCTGCTCAAGGCCGAGATCGTCCACGGCAAGCTGCAGGTCACCGTCGCCGACACCGGCCTGGGCTTCGGCCGCGCCGCGACCTCGGGCACCGGCGTCGGACTGGCCAACATCCGCGAGCGCCTCTCGCTGCTCTACGGCAAGGCCGCCAGCGTCACCGTCGCCGAGAACCAGCCCTCCGGCACCGTCGTGATCATCACCGTCCCCTACCGGACGTCCTCCCACCACGCCCCCGAACAAGGGTCGCCAGGATCGCAAGGAGCACACGCATGA
- a CDS encoding LytTR family DNA-binding domain-containing protein, giving the protein MSDTSDTPQGPRAILADDERLMREQLRSRIAEVWPELQIVGEAKNGLEAVELVKEHKPDLVFLDIRMPGLTGVEAAKQIAQLPDDDDWSLPEIVFITAYDQYAVEAFEQGVCDYVLKPAERDRLMVTVERIKKRLALRSGEVEPEGPSTGTLQQLLHSLSARVNNTSGSPQYLQWIQASVGQTIQMIPVEDVLFFISDEKYTRVQTTTVEALIRKPIKELVDELDPKLFWQIHRSTLVNVKAINGIGRDFRGRQLVGVRGLDEKLEVSRSYTHLFKGM; this is encoded by the coding sequence ATGAGCGACACCAGCGACACCCCCCAAGGCCCGCGCGCCATCCTCGCGGACGACGAACGCCTGATGCGCGAGCAGCTGCGCAGCCGCATCGCCGAGGTCTGGCCCGAACTCCAGATCGTCGGCGAGGCCAAGAACGGCCTGGAGGCCGTCGAGCTGGTCAAGGAGCACAAGCCCGACCTGGTCTTCCTCGACATCCGCATGCCGGGCCTGACCGGCGTCGAGGCCGCCAAGCAGATCGCGCAGCTGCCCGACGACGACGACTGGTCGTTGCCCGAGATCGTCTTCATCACCGCCTACGACCAGTACGCGGTCGAGGCCTTCGAACAGGGCGTCTGCGACTACGTGCTCAAGCCGGCGGAGCGGGATCGCCTGATGGTCACCGTCGAGCGCATCAAGAAGCGTCTGGCGCTGCGCAGCGGCGAGGTCGAGCCCGAAGGCCCCAGCACCGGCACGCTGCAGCAGCTGCTGCACTCGCTGTCGGCGCGGGTGAACAACACCAGCGGCTCGCCGCAGTACCTGCAGTGGATCCAGGCCTCGGTCGGCCAGACCATCCAGATGATCCCGGTCGAGGACGTGCTGTTCTTCATCAGCGATGAGAAGTACACCCGCGTCCAGACGACGACGGTCGAGGCGCTGATCCGCAAGCCGATCAAGGAACTCGTCGACGAGCTCGATCCCAAGCTGTTCTGGCAGATCCACCGCTCGACGCTGGTCAACGTCAAGGCGATCAACGGGATCGGGCGGGACTTCCGCGGTCGGCAGCTCGTCGGCGTGCGCGGGCTCGATGAGAAGCTCGAGGTCAGCCGCAGCTACACGCATCTCTTCAAGGGGATGTGA
- a CDS encoding IS481 family transposase codes for MPWSQDTVKDQREEFVRLARQPGANISELCRRSGISRKTGYKWLSRDDLEDRSRRPHTSPTRTPEQLQAQVLAVRAECSAWGGRKIAKVLARDHGVHVAASTANWVLRRNGLIDPAASQAATAWQRFEHETPNALWQMDFKGHFATDTERCHPLTVLDDHSRFNIVLQALSNERLESVQPVLQRAFERYGLPERINADNGPPWGSPTRGALTELGVWLIRLGVRLSHSRPMHPQTNGKDERFHRTLKAELLASRHFKDLDDAQHHFIQWRHLYNAKRPHQALGMDTPASRYAASPRSMPSSLRPVEYGDGAIVRRVGYGGRIAFKGNTYRVGRGLIGQPVALRPHLDLDGSFDVFFCHQKVRMIDLCQAD; via the coding sequence TTGCCCTGGAGCCAAGACACCGTGAAGGATCAACGAGAGGAATTTGTTCGACTGGCCCGACAGCCTGGCGCCAATATCAGCGAGCTATGTCGACGCAGCGGGATCAGCCGCAAGACAGGCTACAAGTGGCTCAGCCGAGACGATCTCGAGGATCGATCTCGGCGACCACACACCTCGCCGACTCGTACGCCCGAACAGCTGCAGGCGCAGGTGCTTGCAGTGCGGGCCGAATGTTCTGCTTGGGGCGGTCGCAAGATCGCGAAGGTGCTGGCGCGCGATCATGGTGTGCACGTAGCAGCCAGCACAGCCAACTGGGTGCTGCGCCGAAACGGCCTGATCGACCCGGCAGCAAGCCAGGCCGCGACGGCATGGCAGCGCTTCGAGCACGAGACGCCCAATGCACTGTGGCAGATGGACTTCAAGGGCCACTTCGCCACCGACACTGAGCGCTGCCATCCGCTGACCGTGCTGGACGATCACTCGCGCTTCAACATCGTGCTGCAAGCGCTGAGTAACGAGCGGCTAGAGTCCGTGCAGCCGGTGCTGCAGCGCGCCTTTGAGCGCTATGGGCTGCCTGAGCGCATCAACGCCGACAACGGTCCGCCCTGGGGCTCGCCGACGCGCGGAGCACTCACCGAGCTGGGCGTCTGGCTGATTCGCTTGGGAGTGCGGTTGAGCCACAGCCGACCGATGCATCCTCAGACCAACGGCAAGGACGAGCGATTCCATCGCACCCTGAAAGCCGAGTTGCTGGCCAGTCGGCACTTCAAGGACCTGGACGATGCCCAGCACCACTTCATCCAGTGGCGGCATCTGTACAACGCCAAGCGCCCGCATCAAGCGCTGGGCATGGACACGCCAGCCAGCCGCTACGCGGCCAGCCCGCGCTCGATGCCAAGCTCTTTGCGGCCCGTCGAATATGGCGATGGCGCCATCGTGCGCCGGGTCGGATACGGTGGACGGATCGCCTTCAAAGGCAACACCTACCGCGTCGGCAGAGGCCTCATCGGCCAGCCTGTAGCCCTACGACCTCACCTGGATCTTGATGGCAGCTTCGATGTCTTCTTCTGCCATCAAAAAGTACGCATGATTGACCTGTGCCAGGCTGACTAA